AGCTTCTGGATCGCATCAGAGTCCTTGTTGTCTTCACGCGCAACCAAGGTGATCGTGAATTCAGAATCCGCGCCTTCAGTAATCAGTGCATCTTTCTTTGGTGTCAATCCAAGCGGGCTGGCATAAGCCGGAGTCATTGCCACTAGATCTCCATCATCCAGCATACGGGCCAACATCAATAGATCTACTTCCTCAAACTTAAAGTTTTTTGGATTCTCAGTAATGTCTGCTTGTGTAGCCTTGATACCTACACCTTCTTTTAGCTTAATCAAATCAGCTGCAGCGAACATTTGTAAAGAACGGCCGATATTTGAAGGGTCATTAGCCATTACTAGTGTTGCGCCTTCCGGCAGGTCCGCAACATTCTTGTAACGTTTCGAGTATCCACCGTAAATAGCGTCATAGACAGGCTGTACCTCTACTAGATTGGAGCCTTTGCTTTCATTAAATTGCTTCATATAAGGAACATGTTGGAAAAAGTTAGCGTCTACCTCTTTATTCGCCAAAGCCTCATTAGGCTGCACATTGTCAGACAGCACAACGATTTCAAGATCAATGCCATCTTCCTTCAGAAGTGGCTTCACAATATCCAGAATTTCCGTCATTGGTGGAATCAATGTAGCAATCTTTAATTTCGTTAGCTCATCGCTACCTTTTGCAGAATTGTTCTCGGCTGCTTTATTAGAGCCACAACCCGCTACGACCAATACCATTAACATAAGCACAACT
This genomic stretch from Paenibacillus sp. FSL H7-0737 harbors:
- a CDS encoding MetQ/NlpA family ABC transporter substrate-binding protein, producing the protein MKKSMIVVLMLMVLVVAGCGSNKAAENNSAKGSDELTKLKIATLIPPMTEILDIVKPLLKEDGIDLEIVVLSDNVQPNEALANKEVDANFFQHVPYMKQFNESKGSNLVEVQPVYDAIYGGYSKRYKNVADLPEGATLVMANDPSNIGRSLQMFAAADLIKLKEGVGIKATQADITENPKNFKFEEVDLLMLARMLDDGDLVAMTPAYASPLGLTPKKDALITEGADSEFTITLVAREDNKDSDAIQKLAKRISGPEVKKFLEDNYADIALPAFK